A stretch of the Streptomyces ortus genome encodes the following:
- a CDS encoding CAP domain-containing protein — MDDLVPGGNLPLPGGVLTLGVPGPFDVSALVTDDSGKVRGDGDFVFYNQPAAPGARLSGQTLTVDPAALRAGASRVTVVVSPAEPGAELGRLPAPTLRVTGPGGRLLARFTPARPQRETVLLLAEIYRRGTTWKLRALGQGYADGLAGIARDFGVEVTEDTAPSPAAPDLRLSTRTATDPGTGGPMASDPGTGTGRFLALVNSARAAVGSPAVVLDARLTAAARAHAADMAARGRLGAEGADGLSVHQRVTATGYAYLAVGEHLVSGPRDAAEFVEYCLSGERTRRTVRDPAFTETGVACVPDRRSGTLYWTALWATPLTPAGLARTAAEVLALTNAERAAADLPPLAEDPPLTRAAQAHSADMVARAFYSHTAPDGSEPWDRAAAAGSARRTIGENIACGQRSPAEVVRGWMDSPGHRANILKPAFTHLGVGFAGGGAAGTYWTQLFGA; from the coding sequence ATGGACGACTTGGTACCCGGCGGCAATCTGCCCCTGCCCGGCGGTGTCCTGACCCTCGGGGTGCCCGGGCCGTTCGACGTGTCGGCGCTCGTCACCGACGACAGCGGCAAGGTGCGCGGGGACGGCGACTTCGTGTTCTACAACCAGCCGGCCGCCCCCGGCGCGCGGCTGAGCGGGCAGACCCTCACGGTCGATCCGGCCGCGCTGCGGGCCGGGGCGAGCCGGGTCACCGTGGTCGTCAGTCCCGCCGAGCCCGGGGCCGAGCTGGGACGGCTGCCCGCGCCGACCTTGCGGGTCACCGGCCCCGGCGGGCGGCTCCTGGCCCGGTTCACGCCGGCGCGTCCGCAGCGGGAGACCGTGCTGCTGCTCGCGGAGATCTACCGCCGCGGCACCACCTGGAAGCTGCGCGCCCTGGGCCAGGGGTATGCCGACGGACTGGCCGGGATCGCACGGGACTTCGGCGTGGAGGTGACCGAGGACACCGCCCCGAGTCCGGCCGCCCCGGACCTACGCCTCAGCACGAGAACCGCCACCGATCCGGGAACCGGCGGCCCCATGGCAAGCGACCCCGGGACCGGGACGGGCCGGTTCCTGGCGCTCGTGAACTCCGCCCGTGCCGCCGTCGGCTCGCCGGCCGTCGTGCTCGACGCGCGGCTGACCGCCGCGGCGCGGGCGCACGCCGCGGACATGGCGGCGCGCGGGCGTCTCGGGGCGGAGGGCGCGGACGGGCTGTCCGTGCACCAGCGCGTGACCGCCACGGGCTACGCGTATCTGGCGGTCGGCGAACACCTCGTCTCCGGGCCGCGCGACGCGGCGGAGTTCGTGGAGTACTGCCTCTCGGGCGAGCGGACCCGGCGAACGGTCCGGGACCCGGCCTTCACCGAGACCGGGGTGGCCTGCGTGCCCGACAGGCGCTCCGGCACGCTCTACTGGACGGCGCTGTGGGCGACCCCCTTGACCCCGGCCGGGCTGGCGCGCACCGCCGCCGAGGTCCTCGCGCTCACCAACGCCGAACGGGCCGCGGCCGATCTGCCACCACTGGCCGAGGACCCCCCGCTCACCCGCGCGGCGCAGGCGCACAGCGCGGACATGGTGGCGCGCGCCTTCTACTCCCACACGGCCCCCGACGGCAGCGAACCCTGGGACCGGGCAGCCGCCGCGGGCAGCGCCCGTCGCACCATCGGCGAGAACATCGCCTGCGGCCAGCGCTCCCCCGCCGAGGTCGTGCGGGGCTGGATGGACAGCCCCGGCCACCGCGCCAACATCCTCAAGCCCGCCTTCACCCACCTGGGTGTCGGTTTCGCGGGCGGCGGCGCGGCGGGCACGTACTGGACACAGCTCTTCGGCGCCTGA
- a CDS encoding cation diffusion facilitator family transporter, producing the protein MSAHHGHEHGSGGHAGHSHGVTVDADRRWLAIALTLIATFMAVEVVIGVVAQSLALISDAAHMLTDAVSIVLALIAMRLAERPARGGFTYGLKRAEILSAQANGLTLLLLGAWLAYEAVRRLFDPPAVEGGLMFYTALAGIAVNVAAAWCISKANRTSLNVEGAYQHILNDLFAFVGTAIAGLVVLLTGFARADGIATLVVVALMFKAGYALVRESGRIFLEAAPAHLDPDAIGDRLAAHSSVAEVHDLHVWTITSGTPALSAHVLVEPVADCHTVRRDLEKILQCDYEVGHTTLQVDHAPEEVLDVRTGGPADDAHCEAAHGPVHRDEPHLH; encoded by the coding sequence ATGAGCGCGCACCACGGCCACGAGCACGGGTCGGGCGGGCACGCCGGGCACTCGCACGGTGTCACCGTGGACGCGGACCGCCGCTGGCTCGCGATCGCGCTGACGCTGATCGCGACGTTCATGGCGGTCGAGGTCGTCATCGGCGTAGTCGCCCAGTCGCTCGCCCTCATCTCCGACGCCGCGCACATGCTCACCGACGCCGTGTCCATCGTGCTGGCCCTGATCGCGATGCGGCTCGCCGAGCGTCCGGCCCGCGGCGGTTTCACGTACGGCCTGAAGCGGGCCGAGATCCTCTCCGCCCAGGCCAACGGACTGACGCTGCTGCTGCTCGGCGCCTGGCTCGCGTACGAGGCGGTGCGGCGGCTGTTCGATCCGCCCGCGGTGGAGGGCGGGCTGATGTTCTACACGGCGCTCGCGGGCATCGCGGTGAACGTGGCGGCGGCCTGGTGCATCTCGAAGGCCAACCGCACCTCGCTCAACGTCGAGGGCGCCTACCAGCACATCCTCAACGACCTGTTCGCGTTCGTCGGTACCGCGATCGCCGGCCTCGTGGTCCTGCTGACCGGCTTCGCACGCGCCGACGGCATCGCCACGCTGGTCGTGGTGGCCCTCATGTTCAAGGCCGGCTACGCACTCGTACGGGAGTCGGGGCGGATCTTCCTGGAGGCGGCGCCCGCACATCTCGACCCGGACGCCATCGGGGACCGGCTGGCCGCCCACTCCTCGGTCGCCGAGGTGCACGACCTGCACGTGTGGACCATCACGTCGGGGACGCCCGCCCTGTCCGCGCACGTCCTGGTCGAACCGGTCGCGGACTGCCACACCGTGCGCCGGGACCTGGAGAAGATCCTGCAGTGCGACTACGAGGTCGGCCACACCACCCTCCAGGTCGACCACGCCCCCGAGGAGGTCCTGGACGTCCGCACCGGCGGCCCCGCCGACGACGCGCACTGCGAAGCCGCGCACGGTCCGGTGCACCGGGACGAACCGCATCTGCACTGA
- a CDS encoding helix-turn-helix domain-containing protein translates to MSSHASNRARAIPLRPVPAEPSEPSEPAGPTPREPLWRDVVGEVLRRERLAQERTLKEVAEAARISMPYLSELERGRKEASSEVLAAAAHALGLGLADLLALSHRRLVRQEPPRPLRSRTAPRRTEATSRYGEVRLAA, encoded by the coding sequence GTGAGCAGCCACGCGTCGAACCGAGCCCGCGCCATTCCCCTGCGCCCCGTTCCGGCCGAGCCGTCGGAGCCCTCGGAGCCGGCCGGACCGACACCGAGGGAGCCGTTGTGGCGGGACGTCGTGGGTGAGGTCCTGCGGCGGGAGCGGCTCGCGCAGGAGCGGACGCTCAAGGAGGTCGCCGAGGCGGCCCGTATCTCGATGCCGTACCTCTCCGAGCTGGAGCGCGGGCGCAAGGAGGCCTCGTCCGAGGTCCTGGCTGCCGCCGCGCACGCGCTCGGGCTCGGCCTCGCCGATCTGCTCGCCCTGTCGCACCGCCGCCTCGTGCGCCAGGAGCCGCCCCGGCCCCTCAGGTCGCGTACGGCGCCCCGCCGGACGGAGGCGACCTCCCGGTACGGCGAGGTCCGTCTCGCCGCCTGA
- a CDS encoding ClpP family protease → MGSYTIPNVVERTPQGERAYDIYSKLLSERIIFLGTEIDDGVANVVIAQLLHLESAAPEQEIAIYLNSPGGSFTSLMAIYDTMSFVGAPISTFCVGQAASTAAVLLAGGDPGRRFILEHARVLLGQPASGGAQGTVSDLGLRAKEMIRIRSQVEEVLSLHTHHSVETLRADMDRDKVFTAREAVAYGLADEVLSRRLSAVAA, encoded by the coding sequence ATGGGCTCGTACACCATCCCGAACGTCGTAGAGCGCACCCCGCAGGGCGAGCGCGCCTACGACATCTACAGCAAGCTGCTCTCCGAGCGGATCATCTTCCTCGGCACCGAGATCGACGACGGCGTGGCCAACGTCGTCATCGCGCAGCTGCTCCACCTGGAGTCGGCGGCCCCCGAGCAGGAGATCGCGATCTACCTCAACTCACCTGGTGGCTCCTTCACTTCACTCATGGCGATCTACGACACCATGAGCTTCGTCGGCGCGCCCATCTCGACGTTCTGCGTCGGCCAGGCCGCCTCGACCGCGGCCGTGCTCCTCGCGGGCGGGGACCCCGGCCGGCGCTTCATCCTGGAGCACGCGCGGGTCCTGCTCGGCCAGCCGGCGAGCGGCGGCGCGCAGGGCACCGTCTCCGACCTGGGCCTCCGGGCCAAGGAGATGATCCGGATCCGCTCCCAGGTCGAGGAGGTCCTGTCCCTGCACACCCACCACTCCGTGGAGACCCTGCGCGCCGACATGGACCGCGACAAGGTCTTCACGGCGCGGGAGGCCGTGGCGTACGGACTCGCCGACGAGGTGCTGAGCCGGCGGCTGTCCGCGGTCGCCGCCTGA